One Vicinamibacterales bacterium DNA window includes the following coding sequences:
- a CDS encoding WYL domain-containing protein: MTPLPDEPFAHSLGAFSGRPVAIEIEFDAEVAACVGARDWHRSQEIRTRDNGSIVMRLAVCDDRPLRSWILGFGGAARVVAPVSLARDIYEEFDAGRERYMPRLPFDALPPLRPAPVKMDLEDAQLSFAARLA; encoded by the coding sequence TTGACGCCGCTGCCCGACGAGCCGTTCGCCCATTCCCTCGGCGCCTTCTCGGGGCGGCCGGTGGCGATCGAGATCGAATTCGACGCGGAGGTCGCCGCCTGCGTCGGGGCGCGCGACTGGCATCGCTCGCAGGAGATCCGCACTCGCGACAATGGGTCGATCGTGATGCGGCTCGCCGTCTGCGACGACCGACCGCTGCGATCGTGGATTCTCGGGTTCGGCGGCGCCGCGCGCGTCGTCGCGCCCGTGTCGCTGGCGCGCGACATCTACGAAGAGTTCGACGCCGGCCGCGAGCGCTATATGCCGCGCTTGCCCTTCGACGCGCTGCCGCCGCTGCGGCCGGCGCCCGTCAAGATGGACCTGGAGGACGCGCAGCTATCGTTCGCCGCCAGGCTTGCTTGA